The region GATGCTCTAAGTCATCCGCCAATGTACCGGATAAGAGCAGAACACGCTCAGCTCTTTTGCGTAAAATCTGCATGTGCTGCATCCGAAGACTCTTTGCCTGTAAGTGGTGGGCTTCATCAACAATTAATAATTTTGGAAACAGTTTGTTTTTAACGATTAACCGACTCACATAGGGACGTGCTGTAGATAACTGTTTGGTCTTTCGTTTCAGAAAATCATGCGTGTAAACCCAGCATGGTTTTTTCGATGCTAGAAGTTGTTTGTCTGAGTTTATAACCTCTACACAGTCTTGCAAGTCTCTTAGTAACAGTAGATCAGGGAGCCATCTGGAGCGTCCGAATAACAAACTTGGGACAGCTATTTGTACTGTCCCTGGATTGGGTGATTTTTTTTGAAAGGTGGATAATAATAATGAGATGATTAATCCTGTGATCAGCGTCTTACCTAATCCTTGACCTCCAACGCAGATGTTGTTTGGTCTGCTGGCATACATTGCCGCCAACTGAGGTTGGTACGGTCTCTGGTCTAAACCAGGATTGTCTAGTAAGAGGTCACTATAAATTTCTTGTATCTTCTTAAAATTTTCATGAAATAGGGGAGTGTCTGTAACGAGAGGAGATCGTTCCACATAATTAAGCATGAGGTGGCATGTGAAGATAATAATTGAACTAGACGGAAAACCCGATTCCTTAAAAACACTCTTGTTACAGGTATCACAGTATGTATGTGACCCGGTTGTAAAACAATTAGGTATATCTCTTGACGTAAAAAATGCTGCGGTTATAGGGCGCGTGACTATCGAGCCAGAATCGCAACAGGATGCAGACTTGCAAGAAAAGGCAGTTCTATTTTTAAGGTCTGCTTATCTCTCTTACGAAACAGAGCACCCTGAAGTCTGGAAGCTCTGTGCGGCTGCTAACTTTGCAATGGAAACCGGGTTGGATATTAGATTCTGTAAACAGCTTATGGATGAACTTCTAGATAAAACCGTTTTTTACGCTAACTCAACGACTTGACCAAAAGGTGGAATAAATTCATCGTCTGGTCGTAATAATCTATTACATGCCCACAAGACGGGAATTTTAGAGGATTTTGGAAAAGGTCCGTACAAGTCCGTTGCAATAATCATACAAGCGGGTTTAACCTTAATCTTCTTGTTATGGTCTTGTAAGAACTCTTCAAAAAGGCAAAGAAAATCGGTTCCACCTCCTCCATGAAATTTAACGTCCTTTAAGGCTTTGGCAAAAGTGTTGGAACCAGCCTTAAATTGCATAATGTCTTGAATTTCAGTGTCGAAAGTTACTAACGTTATCGGGCATCTATAAATTCTTTGGATTTTAACAATGTTTGAGGCAAACATTGACAAAAGTCTATCTGACCAACAACTTCCAGAAACATCTACAGCGATGATAAGGTGATCGTATTGTTGCTGTTTTTGTTGAGCAGGTAGATAAACATCAACAATGCCTGCTGTATACAACCTATTTGGGCGTCCCCAAAATGTTTTATATTTCGGGGCTAATTTTTTCTGCAAGAAACCATTTAGATACTTCTGCCAGGGTGTGTGAACTTTGGGTAAGTCTCCACTTAGTAGTTTGAAGAATTCACCGAGCGCAGATCCATAGTTAGCCATTCGGCTAAGAATTTCTTGCATTTCTTCAACCTCTAGCTCCTCTGGTAGAGGAGGAACTTCCTTACCTTCAGTAAACTCAACACTTAATTCTTCCGCTTCATGAGTGGTTATCAAATCTTCTAAGGGATTTTTGAGGTTAGAAGTCCTGTGCTTTTTCAAAAGTTCAAACAAATCTTCTGTCCGTAACCCAGCTTTATCTAAGGGAAGTTCTTGTTTGACTTCACCTGGTAATGAATCATAAGTTAACATTCCAAGAATAGGTTGTAACCATTTTTGAGTTTTTATGGCTTCGTTGATAATGATGTCTGCGGCATAGTTCCACAGCTGTCTATCATTCACGCTGTTCACAAAATCTACAGACCGTTGTGCATGTCTTAGCGCTATGTGGTTTAGTTCATGCACGTATATAAAACACTGCTGTGGCAATGAGTACTCAAAAAATCTGTTGTGGAAATAAATGGTTCTCCCATCTGTGCAGGCAATATATTTAGGTTCGTCAACTATTTTGTTAGCTGCCCAAAGTGCCAGCTCGGTAATAGGGGAAAATTCGGAGATACAACATTGTCGTACCTCCTCTAAACACTCAATTTTCTTCGCTAACTCCATCAAGCACCCCCTAGTAAGTTACGTCGCATCGCGCTTGCTTTCGAAATGTACGGAGCAAAGTGTTTCATATACTCCTGTTTGAACTTTCCAAATAGCAATTCTTGTTGCGCCTGTTCATCATTTACTAACTTTTTCATGAGTAGCTCATACCCTACGGTTTTTACTTCATTACGGTAAGGGATGCTTTCTACTGAACAAACTGCGTTAATAATTTTGGCTGCAGCTAAGATGCTTTCACTATTGTTTGCTCTGTAAACTACGTTGTAAAGTAACCCATACAGCGCATCTGTTGTGTCAGGTGCGATCGTTCTCAATTTTTCTGAGTCATTTGAAAACTCGAAGTAGTCTTCAATCGGATTAAGGTTATTTAATCGTTTTCGAAACACTCGAAACGAATGTGCTGCCATAATACCTAACCACCCTGGAACAATATGCTCTAACACAGATGGATCATCTCCATACTTGTAAAGTACGTTTGAAACTCGATTCCAAGACCGGGGGCTGGGTGTAATCAGATGCTCATCATTTCTAGAACCGCTGCCGCCATAGTCACTATCCACATATTCTTCGTCTAGATAACGTGGTTTAGCTCGTAGAAATGCAATCACATCTGGGTGCCACCCCTTACGTTCTGCATAATTTAACGTGCTAACAATGTCAGCCTTGACATTAAAATGACATAGACGGTCAGCCAGCGCTGTTCCCATTTCGTAAGCGATCGCTCCATCTTCTGGTCGATTACCTGCTCCAGCTAACCAGACGTTATCCGGCAGTTCGTAGTCTCGGAGTTTTCGGTCTTGTAAAATTTGGTATGCACATACCTGCACATCAGGAGTTGCAGCAGATAACTCATCAAACAGCAATATGTGGATACGGTCATCTGGGATAGAAGCAATAAAATCGGGTAGGGTCCACAGCGTTACACCTTTTTCCCGATCAATCATTGGTAACCCAGCTGCGTCACCTGCCTGTTTTTGTCCAAGGTATACAGCTTCAAATCCAAAACCTTGTGATTCAGCTAAGTCTCGGAACGATTCTGTTTTACCAATTCCAGGCTTACCGTGAAAGTAAACCGCATACCCAGCAGACATTACTTTAATTGCTGCTTGGATTGCTTGGTCAACACTTAACGATACGGTATTTACAATTGTCATGAAAGTATAACAAATACATCAAGGCTTTAATAAGTAGGCAAATTCTAACTCAAACCAATTTATATGAAGGAGTTAATCAACCCACGCAATTCTTCGTAAGAAGACCCATATAGGATATGTGGATCGTTATATCCTTTAATAACTAGCTGGTGTTTTTGCAGTCGTTTGATAAATGGTACTTGGTCAGCGGTGCTAGAACCTATTAGCAAGTCGCACCCGACCTGGCGAGTGGCACCTTCGTATCGAAATGCAGCGTTTACTGCATCCCCTAGCGGACTAAAATCTTGAATGCCACCACTCCCGTTGTTTCCAACCATTGCTCTACCAGTATTGATACCAGAGCCGATCAATACTTTATGCTCCATTCCGTGGTGCAAAGCCAGGTCTTTTGTAATTGATGCACAATCTAACATGCAGTGGATTACATTTAATAGATCAGGGACAGCTTTATTGTTGTGAACCCAAGTAGCCATCACGGAGTCTCCGATAGATTTGTGGGAAAAAGCTCCGTATCTTTCCGCTGTCAATCCGCAACGCATCGACCAGTCAGAAATAAAGCCTGCTAATTGATAGGCAGGTATCTTTTGAGATAACTCGCAATAACCACGAATGTCAACAACTAGGATCGTTGTTAATCTTTCTAAAATGTTAACCTCCGTTGGAGGTTCTTGTGAAACTGTTTGTGTTTCACTCACCTCTTCTAAACAAACCTGCAACCTTGAGGTACCTATTTCGATTGTATCCTGGTGACGTAAAGATACTTGTTTTGACACTCTCCGTCCATTTACGAATGTCCCATTTCTGCTTCCTAAATCAATTAAATACAAATGGTCCGCTTGCCAAAACAGTTTAGCGTGTGTTCGAGACACTAATTGATCCGGTAGTTGAATGTCATTGGCAGTGGTTCTACCAATAGTCCATTCAGTTTTGTCATCAAGCATTTTACGGCTTGATTGTACAAGTAAATAAGCCATTGTTTTTTATAAAATAAAGAACATAAAAAACCACCTAACTACTTAAGGTGGTTTTTGAGTGAAAATCGATGATTCACATCACTGTTTAACGGTGTTTGTTTCTTTTTTAAAAACCCTTTCCAAAATGCAGTCTGTATAGTTCTTCTGCTTCAGCTAACAGATCGTCCCATCTAAGCTTCGCTTCAAAATGTTGAGCCATTGAAGTAGAGTGCACTACAAATTTTGTGGTTTCGATCACAGGTTTATACTTCGATACCAAAAGGTTAACCGCTACACTAGTCAATGTTTGTAAGTTTTTGAATTGGTTTTGCTCTTTTTCCACACCATTTTTTTAGCTGAAATTGAACATGAGCATAATTCGAGTTAGCCTCTGCTATTAACGTGGTTCTAGGAAATTTAATTACTTGAATGAGCAAATAAGAAAAAGCATAATCTTTATGAAACCATAAATCTTTGAGTGAATGACAAACTCCAAATACGGACTCTTCCAAAGTCTCTAAAGACAGCTTTGGTTCGGCAAAGATTGGTTTTGACTGAGTTAACTCAAACATCTAAAAAGTTTCTTAAAGGTTCTAAATCTTTTCTGAAGTGCCACACTGGGCTACCAATAATGGGGGGTTCGATCACTCGAACTGCTTCTACTAAATAAGTGTCGTCACTATCCAAGGTTACTGATGTTTCAATCCTAAACTCAGAACGAGCAACTGGGGCAGGATTGAACGTAAAAATTAGAGGATGGTCACCTAATCTATAGTGGTTAGTGCGACGGCAATCATTAAGTGAATTAGGGAGGGATCTTTTTAGTTCTGGGAAACACGCAACTATCCCCTTAAATGCTAGCGTCCCGGCAATTAAAATAGGAACTTCAGGTACAAACTGATCAAGAGTTGCCAACTCTTTTTTAAACCAGGCATTTGCACAAGCTTTCGCATGTGCCTCCTGCGGTTTTGTAGCCTTTGGGTCACATTTAATAATGTTGGTACACCATATGTCTGTGTAAGTGTCTAACCCAAACATTGTTTTTAAGGTGTGACGAAGCATAGACCCTGCGTTACGAAACCCTTCTGGAGTTTTGCGTCCAGTTTTTTTATTAATTTTGGAAGCACGTTTTCCATCGTTATCGAAAAACGGGTGATTTACTTGAATTTC is a window of Leptolyngbyaceae cyanobacterium JSC-12 DNA encoding:
- a CDS encoding uracil-DNA glycosylase (IMG reference gene:2510094403~PFAM: Uracil DNA glycosylase superfamily) codes for the protein MISLPTAYELGSDKHPLISFDRSCKKCPLSCKEAVAGGGPDELTDVKLIVVSDHPGAYEIQVNHPFFDNDGKRASKINKKTGRKTPEGFRNAGSMLRHTLKTMFGLDTYTDIWCTNIIKCDPKATKPQEAHAKACANAWFKKELATLDQFVPEVPILIAGTLAFKGIVACFPELKRSLPNSLNDCRRTNHYRLGDHPLIFTFNPAPVARSEFRIETSVTLDSDDTYLVEAVRVIEPPIIGSPVWHFRKDLEPLRNFLDV
- a CDS encoding hypothetical protein (IMG reference gene:2510094398), giving the protein MKIIIELDGKPDSLKTLLLQVSQYVCDPVVKQLGISLDVKNAAVIGRVTIEPESQQDADLQEKAVLFLRSAYLSYETEHPEVWKLCAAANFAMETGLDIRFCKQLMDELLDKTVFYANSTT
- a CDS encoding hypothetical protein (IMG reference gene:2510094399~PFAM: Predicted metallopeptidase (DUF2201)), which encodes MELAKKIECLEEVRQCCISEFSPITELALWAANKIVDEPKYIACTDGRTIYFHNRFFEYSLPQQCFIYVHELNHIALRHAQRSVDFVNSVNDRQLWNYAADIIINEAIKTQKWLQPILGMLTYDSLPGEVKQELPLDKAGLRTEDLFELLKKHRTSNLKNPLEDLITTHEAEELSVEFTEGKEVPPLPEELEVEEMQEILSRMANYGSALGEFFKLLSGDLPKVHTPWQKYLNGFLQKKLAPKYKTFWGRPNRLYTAGIVDVYLPAQQKQQQYDHLIIAVDVSGSCWSDRLLSMFASNIVKIQRIYRCPITLVTFDTEIQDIMQFKAGSNTFAKALKDVKFHGGGGTDFLCLFEEFLQDHNKKIKVKPACMIIATDLYGPFPKSSKIPVLWACNRLLRPDDEFIPPFGQVVELA
- a CDS encoding hypothetical protein (IMG reference gene:2510094402); this translates as MFELTQSKPIFAEPKLSLETLEESVFGVCHSLKDLWFHKDYAFSYLLIQVIKFPRTTLIAEANSNYAHVQFQLKKWCGKRAKPIQKLTNID
- a CDS encoding family 3 adenylate cyclase (IMG reference gene:2510094401~PFAM: Adenylate and Guanylate cyclase catalytic domain; FHA domain); translation: MAYLLVQSSRKMLDDKTEWTIGRTTANDIQLPDQLVSRTHAKLFWQADHLYLIDLGSRNGTFVNGRRVSKQVSLRHQDTIEIGTSRLQVCLEEVSETQTVSQEPPTEVNILERLTTILVVDIRGYCELSQKIPAYQLAGFISDWSMRCGLTAERYGAFSHKSIGDSVMATWVHNNKAVPDLLNVIHCMLDCASITKDLALHHGMEHKVLIGSGINTGRAMVGNNGSGGIQDFSPLGDAVNAAFRYEGATRQVGCDLLIGSSTADQVPFIKRLQKHQLVIKGYNDPHILYGSSYEELRGLINSFI
- a CDS encoding hypothetical protein (IMG reference gene:2510094400), yielding MTIVNTVSLSVDQAIQAAIKVMSAGYAVYFHGKPGIGKTESFRDLAESQGFGFEAVYLGQKQAGDAAGLPMIDREKGVTLWTLPDFIASIPDDRIHILLFDELSAATPDVQVCAYQILQDRKLRDYELPDNVWLAGAGNRPEDGAIAYEMGTALADRLCHFNVKADIVSTLNYAERKGWHPDVIAFLRAKPRYLDEEYVDSDYGGSGSRNDEHLITPSPRSWNRVSNVLYKYGDDPSVLEHIVPGWLGIMAAHSFRVFRKRLNNLNPIEDYFEFSNDSEKLRTIAPDTTDALYGLLYNVVYRANNSESILAAAKIINAVCSVESIPYRNEVKTVGYELLMKKLVNDEQAQQELLFGKFKQEYMKHFAPYISKASAMRRNLLGGA